The window GCGGTTCTCTGGCGATCTGCCGTTACGCGTCGGCGAAGTCTGTTCATTGACGGTGAACCTGTCGAGTGACCAGCGAGTCTATGTGATCGCTGGCATTGTCCGTTGGGTGCGGGTCGAAGAGTACGGTCTCGAAACGCTTGTGATCGACGACGAGTCACGGGCTGATATGGAAGAGTACCTCTGCCAACGAGGATGTGAATCCGAAGGGTAGCAAAAGATGGCTGAACGTGTCGCCTCCAATGCACTAATAGCCCAA is drawn from Nitrospiraceae bacterium and contains these coding sequences:
- a CDS encoding PilZ domain-containing protein — encoded protein: MRPYRRFPISCPVTYQTGPFEGSGTVWNLSRAGWRFSGDLPLRVGEVCSLTVNLSSDQRVYVIAGIVRWVRVEEYGLETLVIDDESRADMEEYLCQRGCESEG